A genome region from Deinococcus sp. KNUC1210 includes the following:
- a CDS encoding ArsB/NhaD family transporter, translating into MFSALVAALFANDGGVLILTPITLELAAVLGLELASTLAFALAVGFVVDAASLPLTISNLTNIIASDAFGLGFGGYARVMVPVDLAVVAASVLVLLALYGRVLPRHYDLAALDEPAQAIRSWSVFRAGWVAVPLLLLGAFFAQGLHIPLSAVVGAAALLVGVVAARSGTVSTRTVLRSAPWNVVAFSLAMYAVVYGLRGAGVTGVYGHWLASWAAHGTLPGVLASGLSVAGLSAGLNNLPALLTAILGIQGSGASGHAREALLYGAVVGADIGPKLTPIGSLATLLWLHVLGGRGLNVTWGQYFRAGLLLTPPVLLAGLLALWAVLK; encoded by the coding sequence GTGTTTTCGGCTCTGGTGGCCGCGCTGTTTGCCAACGACGGCGGCGTTCTGATCCTGACACCCATCACGCTGGAACTGGCCGCCGTGCTGGGACTGGAACTGGCGAGCACGCTGGCCTTCGCACTGGCGGTGGGGTTCGTGGTGGACGCCGCCAGCCTGCCGCTGACCATCTCCAATCTCACGAACATCATCGCGTCAGACGCGTTCGGCCTCGGGTTTGGCGGCTATGCCCGCGTCATGGTTCCGGTCGATCTGGCGGTGGTGGCGGCGTCTGTGCTGGTACTGCTGGCACTGTACGGGCGAGTGCTGCCGCGCCACTACGACCTGGCAGCCCTGGACGAACCCGCTCAGGCCATCAGGAGTTGGAGCGTGTTCCGGGCAGGCTGGGTGGCGGTGCCACTGCTGCTGCTGGGGGCCTTTTTTGCTCAGGGGCTGCACATTCCGCTTTCGGCGGTGGTGGGTGCGGCGGCCCTGCTGGTGGGTGTGGTCGCGGCCCGCTCCGGCACGGTCTCGACGCGCACGGTGCTGCGCTCGGCTCCCTGGAACGTGGTGGCCTTCAGTCTGGCGATGTACGCCGTGGTATATGGCCTGCGCGGTGCAGGCGTGACCGGCGTGTATGGGCACTGGCTGGCGAGCTGGGCGGCACACGGCACGCTGCCGGGCGTGCTGGCGTCGGGGCTGAGCGTGGCGGGCCTGTCGGCGGGGCTGAACAATCTCCCGGCGCTGCTGACCGCCATTCTGGGCATTCAGGGAAGCGGGGCCAGCGGTCATGCCCGCGAAGCGCTGCTGTACGGCGCGGTGGTCGGGGCCGACATCGGACCGAAGCTGACGCCCATCGGCAGCCTCGCCACGCTGCTGTGGCTGCACGTGCTGGGCGGGCGAGGCCTGAACGTGACGTGGGGGCAGTACTTCCGGGCCGGGCTGCTGCTGACGCCCCCGGTGCTGCTGGCAGGGCTGCTCGCACTGTGGGCAGTGTTGAAATGA
- a CDS encoding ArsB/NhaD family transporter, which yields MLAVLLVVLTVVLVIWKPLGIGPARAASVGAVAALLLGVIHLSDLGILWHATWNATLSLVALIVLSLLLDAAGFFRWAALHVARWGAVRGGGCSSC from the coding sequence ATGCTTGCCGTTCTGCTGGTGGTCCTGACTGTCGTCCTCGTGATCTGGAAACCCCTAGGGATCGGGCCAGCCAGGGCGGCGAGCGTGGGCGCCGTCGCTGCCCTGCTGCTGGGCGTGATTCATCTGTCGGACCTGGGCATTCTGTGGCACGCCACCTGGAACGCGACCCTGAGCCTGGTGGCCCTGATCGTTCTGAGTCTGCTGCTCGACGCTGCCGGATTCTTCCGCTGGGCAGCGCTGCACGTAGCACGCTGGGGGGCGGTTCGGGGCGGCGGCTGTTCATCCTGCTGA
- the leuS gene encoding leucine--tRNA ligase has translation MTETNIQPINIQEEKSNRYNPHAIEESWQTKWEEAGLYTFKDDPTRPAHYALTMFPYPSGNLHMGHWYAYVAPDARARWLRMNGQNVLFPMGFDAFGLPAENAAIKRGLDPKGWTYGNIADMTQQFRRMGTMIDWSRQFNTCDPEYYRWNQWFFTEMFRRGLAYKKNGLVNWCPKDQTVLANEQVVDGHCERCGTAVERRELSQWYMKITDYADDLLDFGEADLPERVKVMQTNWIGKSVGAEVDFDTPAGVETVFTTRPDTIMGATFLVLAPEHKKVAALTTPEQQAEVQAYIDLAGGKTDVERQSATEKTGAFTGSYATHPITGHQIPIWIADYVLVTYGTGSIMAVPAHDARDFDFARTFGLEIVEVIRPEGGEPMNAQDAEEAYSGEGVLVNSGEFDGLPGGKPSIAAVIERLSGLGVARAKTTYRLRDWLISRQRFWGTPIPIVYCPEHGAQPVPENELPVRLPDNVTFTPAGQSPLKTDEVFKAATCPVCGGPAERDTDTMDTFVDSSWYMYRFLNPHLETAAVDVEATKRFMPIDLYTGGIEHAILHLLYSRFWTRVMRDMGLTDQREPFRVVRNQGIILGPDQEKMSKSRGNVIDPGDLVGEYGVDTVRSYLMFIAPWEVGGPWDPSGINGPSKWLARVYTLFGSEAPSGPAENVSEADLRYVVHSTLKKVSADFERLSFNTIISSLMELTNTLVKARRSPVYGTPAWNEALSIFNRMLAPVVPHLAEELWQNADGQTNGERESVHLASWPQVDEAAATKDTVTLGVQVNGKVRGQVQVSRTATQPEAMAAARAEEGVAKFLDGKETVKEIYVPGKIINIVVR, from the coding sequence ATGACCGAAACCAATATTCAGCCGATCAACATTCAGGAAGAAAAGAGCAACCGGTATAACCCGCACGCCATCGAGGAAAGCTGGCAGACGAAGTGGGAAGAAGCGGGCCTGTACACCTTCAAGGACGACCCCACCCGGCCCGCGCACTACGCCCTGACCATGTTTCCGTATCCCAGTGGCAATCTGCACATGGGCCACTGGTACGCCTACGTGGCCCCCGACGCCCGCGCCCGCTGGCTGCGGATGAACGGTCAGAACGTGCTGTTCCCGATGGGCTTCGACGCCTTCGGTCTGCCCGCCGAGAACGCCGCCATCAAGCGCGGCCTGGACCCGAAAGGCTGGACATACGGCAACATCGCCGACATGACGCAGCAGTTCAGGCGCATGGGCACCATGATCGACTGGAGTCGGCAGTTCAACACCTGCGATCCGGAGTATTACCGCTGGAATCAGTGGTTTTTTACCGAGATGTTCCGGCGTGGGCTGGCGTACAAGAAAAACGGTCTGGTCAACTGGTGCCCCAAAGACCAGACGGTACTGGCAAACGAGCAGGTGGTGGACGGGCACTGCGAGCGCTGCGGCACCGCTGTCGAGCGCCGCGAGCTGAGCCAGTGGTACATGAAGATCACCGATTACGCCGACGATCTGCTGGACTTCGGTGAGGCCGATCTGCCCGAGCGCGTGAAAGTGATGCAGACTAACTGGATCGGCAAGTCGGTGGGCGCGGAGGTCGATTTCGACACCCCGGCGGGCGTGGAAACGGTCTTCACCACCCGTCCCGACACCATCATGGGCGCGACGTTTCTGGTGCTGGCCCCCGAGCACAAGAAAGTGGCGGCACTGACCACGCCCGAACAGCAGGCCGAGGTGCAGGCGTACATCGACCTGGCGGGCGGCAAAACCGATGTCGAGCGCCAGTCGGCCACCGAGAAGACCGGCGCCTTCACCGGCAGTTACGCCACCCATCCGATCACCGGACATCAGATTCCCATCTGGATCGCCGATTACGTCCTGGTGACCTACGGCACCGGCAGCATCATGGCAGTGCCGGCGCACGATGCCCGCGACTTCGACTTTGCCCGCACCTTCGGCCTGGAGATCGTGGAGGTGATCCGGCCCGAGGGCGGCGAACCGATGAACGCGCAGGACGCCGAAGAAGCCTACAGCGGCGAGGGCGTGCTGGTAAACAGCGGCGAGTTCGACGGACTGCCCGGCGGCAAGCCCAGCATCGCAGCCGTTATCGAGCGGCTGAGCGGCCTGGGTGTTGCCCGCGCCAAGACCACCTATCGCCTGCGCGACTGGCTGATCTCGCGTCAGCGCTTCTGGGGTACGCCGATTCCGATCGTGTACTGCCCGGAACACGGTGCACAGCCGGTCCCCGAAAACGAACTGCCCGTTCGCCTGCCCGACAACGTCACCTTCACCCCTGCCGGGCAGAGCCCACTGAAGACCGACGAGGTGTTCAAGGCTGCCACCTGCCCGGTGTGCGGCGGCCCTGCCGAGCGCGACACCGATACCATGGATACCTTCGTGGACAGCAGCTGGTACATGTACCGCTTCCTGAATCCGCACCTGGAGACGGCAGCTGTGGACGTGGAGGCCACGAAGCGCTTCATGCCCATCGACCTGTACACCGGGGGCATCGAGCACGCCATTTTGCACCTGCTGTACAGCCGCTTCTGGACGCGGGTGATGCGCGATATGGGCCTGACCGATCAGCGCGAGCCGTTCCGGGTGGTGCGAAACCAGGGCATCATCCTGGGGCCAGATCAGGAAAAGATGAGCAAGAGCCGGGGCAACGTGATCGATCCGGGCGATCTGGTCGGTGAATACGGTGTGGACACGGTTCGCAGCTACCTGATGTTCATCGCGCCCTGGGAAGTGGGCGGCCCCTGGGACCCCAGTGGCATCAACGGGCCGTCGAAGTGGCTGGCACGGGTCTACACGCTGTTCGGCAGCGAGGCCCCGAGCGGCCCGGCCGAGAACGTCAGCGAGGCCGACCTGCGCTACGTCGTTCACAGCACGCTGAAGAAGGTGAGCGCCGACTTCGAGCGCCTGAGCTTCAACACCATCATTTCCAGCCTGATGGAACTGACCAACACGCTGGTGAAAGCCCGCCGCAGCCCGGTCTACGGCACGCCTGCCTGGAACGAGGCGCTGAGTATCTTCAACCGGATGCTGGCCCCGGTCGTGCCTCATCTGGCCGAGGAACTGTGGCAGAACGCGGATGGGCAGACGAACGGTGAGCGCGAAAGCGTGCATCTGGCGAGCTGGCCGCAGGTCGATGAGGCGGCTGCCACCAAAGACACCGTGACGCTGGGCGTGCAGGTCAACGGCAAGGTGCGCGGACAGGTACAGGTTTCCAGAACCGCGACCCAGCCGGAAGCGATGGCCGCCGCCCGCGCCGAGGAAGGCGTGGCGAAATTCCTGGACGGCAAGGAGACGGTCAAAGAGATCTACGTCCCCGGCAAGATCATCAATATCGTCGTTCGCTAA
- a CDS encoding MarC family protein — translation MSLDVADALTLANRTFITMLVVMDPIGLAPIFIGLAGGRPSAERRALSLKASLVAGGILLAFGLFGRALLEKLGISLDAFRVAGGVLLFLIALDMVFARSNSSRESEEEEREAKDRPDISVFPLAIPLIAGPGTLASMMILASDAHGSVLLLSAVLLVTGSVLLLCYLALRLSGQIARLIGLTGVHVVTRVLGVLLGALAVQYVADGVRGFIVH, via the coding sequence ATGTCGTTAGATGTCGCGGACGCGCTCACGTTGGCCAACAGAACATTCATCACCATGCTGGTGGTGATGGACCCTATCGGACTGGCCCCGATTTTTATCGGGCTGGCGGGCGGAAGACCGAGTGCCGAGCGCCGAGCGTTGTCTCTGAAGGCGTCGCTGGTGGCGGGCGGTATCCTGCTGGCCTTCGGACTGTTCGGGCGAGCGCTGCTGGAAAAACTGGGGATCAGTCTCGATGCCTTTCGGGTGGCGGGCGGCGTCCTGCTGTTTCTGATCGCGCTCGATATGGTGTTTGCACGCAGCAACAGCAGCCGCGAATCCGAAGAGGAGGAGCGTGAAGCCAAAGATCGCCCCGATATCAGCGTCTTTCCGCTCGCCATTCCGCTGATCGCGGGTCCTGGCACGCTCGCCAGCATGATGATTCTGGCCTCGGACGCACACGGTTCGGTGCTGCTGCTGAGTGCCGTGCTGCTGGTGACTGGTTCGGTGCTGCTGCTCTGTTACCTCGCGCTGCGTCTGAGCGGTCAGATCGCCCGTCTGATCGGCCTGACCGGCGTGCATGTGGTGACGCGGGTCCTGGGTGTGCTGCTGGGGGCGTTGGCGGTTCAGTACGTGGCGGACGGCGTGCGCGGCTTTATCGTTCACTGA
- a CDS encoding DoxX family protein, whose protein sequence is MRSPSLSSSRLPDLPVELRASAFSRLLFTHPGMAPVWLLLRLYVGWTWLSSGLEKLGDSKWIGAEAGKAVTTFLQGALKKTGGEMPDVPGWYARFIEHVALPNAGVFSYVVTFGELAVGAALILGLLTGIAAFFGLLMNFSYLLAGTLSNNPLLVFLGLLLILAWRVAGWWGLDRWILPRWWGWQRRDDPALDTGTLPVR, encoded by the coding sequence ATGAGGTCTCCTTCCCTGTCTTCGTCGCGCCTGCCGGATCTGCCGGTCGAGTTGCGTGCCTCGGCGTTCAGCCGCCTTCTGTTCACGCATCCGGGAATGGCCCCGGTGTGGCTGCTTCTTCGCCTGTATGTGGGCTGGACCTGGCTGTCGTCGGGGCTGGAAAAACTGGGCGACAGCAAGTGGATCGGGGCTGAAGCGGGCAAGGCAGTCACGACTTTTTTGCAGGGAGCACTGAAGAAGACGGGCGGAGAAATGCCGGATGTACCCGGCTGGTACGCCCGGTTTATCGAACATGTTGCCCTGCCGAATGCAGGCGTGTTCTCGTATGTGGTGACCTTCGGTGAACTCGCCGTCGGCGCGGCGCTGATCCTGGGCCTGCTGACGGGAATCGCCGCCTTCTTCGGCCTGCTGATGAACTTCAGCTACCTGCTTGCGGGCACCCTGAGCAACAATCCGTTGCTGGTCTTCCTGGGCCTGCTGCTGATTCTGGCCTGGCGGGTGGCCGGATGGTGGGGTCTCGACCGCTGGATTCTGCCCCGGTGGTGGGGCTGGCAGCGCCGTGATGACCCAGCGCTGGATACGGGCACACTCCCGGTGCGCTGA
- the argR gene encoding arginine repressor, which produces MLSKDQRHKRIQEIISTESIATQAELVGRLRESGVNITQATVSRDINELRLVRLPVGKGRHRYSLAQVGQHDNVQNELAQLFQSFVTDVDRGENVLVIRTADGHATGVALLLDRLRRDDIVGTIAGEDTIFVVARTVQDGETLMEELNELMLG; this is translated from the coding sequence ATGCTCAGCAAAGATCAGCGTCATAAACGAATTCAGGAAATTATTTCCACCGAAAGTATTGCCACCCAGGCCGAACTGGTGGGGCGACTGCGCGAAAGCGGTGTGAACATTACTCAGGCCACCGTCAGCCGCGACATCAACGAGTTACGGCTGGTACGGCTGCCGGTGGGTAAGGGGCGTCACCGTTACTCGCTGGCACAGGTCGGACAGCACGACAACGTACAGAACGAGCTTGCACAGCTTTTTCAGAGCTTTGTGACCGATGTCGACAGAGGAGAAAACGTCCTGGTGATCCGCACCGCCGATGGACACGCGACCGGCGTGGCGCTGCTGCTCGACCGCCTGCGCCGCGACGATATCGTGGGCACCATCGCTGGCGAAGACACCATCTTCGTGGTTGCCCGCACTGTACAGGACGGCGAAACCCTGATGGAAGAACTGAACGAATTGATGCTGGGATAG
- a CDS encoding class I SAM-dependent rRNA methyltransferase — MAAARATLPANGTTLYRAAHTTETAGLYSLDVAGSVGILSLYREQSAAQESELAELCAETLHLDSVYLKRRPQEARHAANVQRQELAPPGPVWGAAQPEVTALEDGVPFLIRPGGDLSTGLFTDARPARRWVRTHAAGRVLNTFAYTCGFGLSAALAGANSVKNLDLSRKVLNWGQENYALSGLPAPDTDFISGDVFDWLSRFERRGERFDLLILDPPSFARSKSGVWRSERDYPRLAAQAAALLEPGGWLMAMNNHAGVSAQQFARMLRQGAPTITIVQQFGAGEDYPGADHLKVMVGRL, encoded by the coding sequence ATGGCGGCGGCCCGCGCCACACTTCCGGCGAACGGCACCACGCTCTACCGCGCTGCTCACACCACCGAGACGGCTGGACTGTACTCGCTGGACGTGGCGGGATCGGTGGGTATCCTGAGTCTGTACCGCGAGCAGAGCGCCGCACAGGAATCCGAACTTGCCGAACTCTGTGCCGAAACGCTGCACCTGGACAGTGTGTACCTGAAGCGCCGCCCGCAGGAGGCCCGCCACGCCGCCAACGTGCAGCGGCAGGAACTCGCGCCGCCCGGCCCGGTGTGGGGAGCGGCCCAGCCGGAGGTCACGGCGCTGGAAGACGGCGTTCCCTTTCTGATCCGGCCCGGCGGCGACCTGAGCACCGGGCTGTTTACCGATGCTCGCCCGGCCCGCCGCTGGGTACGGACGCATGCCGCCGGACGGGTGCTGAACACCTTCGCCTATACCTGCGGCTTCGGCCTGAGTGCGGCACTGGCGGGCGCGAATTCGGTCAAGAATCTGGATCTGTCGCGCAAAGTGTTGAACTGGGGGCAGGAGAACTACGCCCTCTCGGGACTGCCCGCACCCGACACAGACTTCATCTCGGGCGACGTTTTCGACTGGCTCAGCCGCTTCGAGCGCCGGGGCGAACGCTTCGATCTGCTGATTCTCGATCCGCCCAGCTTTGCCCGCAGCAAGAGTGGCGTATGGCGCAGCGAGCGCGACTATCCCAGACTGGCGGCTCAGGCAGCGGCGCTGCTCGAACCGGGTGGCTGGCTGATGGCGATGAATAACCATGCGGGCGTCTCGGCGCAGCAGTTCGCCCGCATGCTGCGGCAGGGGGCACCCACCATCACCATCGTTCAGCAGTTCGGCGCGGGAGAGGATTATCCGGGGGCCGATCATCTGAAGGTGATGGTGGGACGCCTATAG
- the rpsT gene encoding 30S ribosomal protein S20 — protein sequence MALRHKSAQKRHRQSLKRRMLNRSRKSTIKTFVKKAVDAVNTSADNAAELQRRAESLIDKAAKGSTMHKNTAARKKSRLAKRINKEKAAQQAAQK from the coding sequence ATGGCCTTACGTCACAAGTCTGCCCAGAAGCGTCACCGTCAGAGCCTCAAGCGCCGCATGCTCAACCGCAGCCGCAAGAGCACCATCAAGACCTTCGTCAAGAAGGCGGTGGACGCGGTGAACACCAGCGCCGACAACGCCGCCGAGCTGCAGCGCCGCGCCGAGAGCCTGATCGACAAGGCTGCCAAGGGCAGCACCATGCACAAGAACACCGCTGCTCGCAAGAAGAGCCGCCTCGCCAAGCGCATCAACAAAGAAAAGGCCGCTCAGCAGGCTGCCCAGAAGTAA
- the coaBC gene encoding bifunctional phosphopantothenoylcysteine decarboxylase/phosphopantothenate--cysteine ligase CoaBC, which produces MAAVKAPSALRRLRGAGFETRVIATAAALHFVTPLSLSTAADSLLHTDESWFAPQPEAQHLKLAHADVTVVVGAGADLLARAALGHASDLASATLLSVRGAVLWVPAMNEAMWLHPAVQANVQRLRSFGHTFLGPVSGAFGSSGEGAGLGRMAEPEEIAAQAWRLVHPVAQDYSGLRVVVSAGPTREYLDPVRFISNPSSGKMGFAVAEAARDRGAAVTLVTGPVTLPDPAGMVVKRIETALELHDVVLDAAADADLIVMTAAVADYRAAEAKTEKEAKTAGEVSIQLVPNPDILAELGRSKGQRVLVGFAMETHAGIERAAAKASRKNADFILLNYPTREGTAFGGDDNQVTLVRPDGSHAAWPRLSKREVAGRLLTEARSLVTSD; this is translated from the coding sequence ATGGCCGCTGTCAAGGCTCCGTCGGCGCTGCGGCGTCTGCGGGGGGCGGGCTTCGAGACGCGGGTGATTGCCACGGCCGCTGCCCTTCATTTCGTCACGCCGCTGAGCCTGAGTACGGCTGCCGACTCGCTGCTGCACACCGATGAGAGCTGGTTCGCGCCGCAGCCGGAAGCCCAGCATCTGAAACTCGCCCATGCCGACGTGACCGTGGTGGTGGGTGCAGGCGCTGATCTGCTGGCCCGCGCAGCCCTGGGCCATGCCAGCGATCTGGCGAGCGCCACGCTGCTGAGTGTGAGGGGAGCGGTGCTGTGGGTGCCCGCCATGAACGAGGCGATGTGGCTGCATCCGGCGGTGCAGGCCAACGTGCAGCGCCTCCGGTCGTTCGGGCACACCTTCCTGGGGCCGGTATCGGGTGCGTTCGGCTCCAGCGGTGAGGGGGCCGGTCTGGGCCGTATGGCTGAGCCGGAAGAGATCGCGGCGCAGGCGTGGAGGCTGGTGCATCCGGTTGCGCAGGATTATTCCGGTCTGCGCGTGGTCGTCTCGGCTGGCCCGACCCGCGAATACCTTGATCCGGTGCGGTTTATTTCCAATCCCAGCAGCGGCAAGATGGGCTTCGCGGTGGCGGAAGCGGCACGTGACAGGGGCGCAGCAGTCACGCTCGTCACCGGGCCTGTGACGCTGCCCGACCCAGCGGGCATGGTGGTGAAGCGCATCGAAACGGCGCTGGAACTACATGACGTGGTGCTGGACGCCGCCGCCGATGCCGACCTGATCGTGATGACGGCGGCGGTGGCCGATTACCGTGCTGCCGAGGCCAAAACCGAGAAGGAAGCGAAGACGGCGGGCGAGGTGAGCATTCAGCTGGTACCCAACCCTGATATTCTGGCCGAACTGGGCCGCAGCAAGGGCCAGCGGGTGCTGGTAGGATTTGCGATGGAAACCCATGCGGGTATCGAACGCGCCGCCGCCAAGGCCAGCCGCAAGAACGCCGATTTCATTCTGCTGAATTACCCGACCCGGGAAGGCACGGCGTTCGGGGGCGACGACAATCAGGTGACACTGGTGCGTCCAGATGGCTCGCACGCTGCCTGGCCTCGTCTGAGCAAGCGGGAGGTCGCCGGGCGACTGCTGACCGAGGCCCGCTCCCTGGTAACTTCAGATTGA
- a CDS encoding RecX family transcriptional regulator codes for MSERPRASRARSPRNAAPSDDAGRPERVSTPEQERERLLLYAFRALGQRALSRHELHERLLRRTEQPEIAEAVLARVQELGYLSDEQVAHSEAARRGVGQHRVRQKLRQRGVDAGVVAQVMAERDPDAEEEDARTLLDRRWDSFQRSGDPVKRAHAFLMRRGYPGSLIWRLLREKAAEVPDELDAEEDEP; via the coding sequence GTGTCCGAACGCCCACGAGCTTCCCGCGCCAGATCCCCCAGGAACGCGGCACCCTCTGACGATGCAGGCAGGCCCGAGCGGGTCTCCACGCCCGAACAGGAGCGCGAACGCCTGCTGCTGTACGCCTTTCGCGCACTGGGTCAGCGTGCCCTCAGCCGCCACGAGCTGCACGAACGTCTGCTGCGCCGCACCGAACAGCCGGAGATTGCCGAGGCAGTGCTGGCCCGCGTTCAGGAACTGGGCTATCTGAGCGACGAACAGGTCGCCCACTCGGAGGCGGCGCGGCGCGGCGTGGGTCAGCACCGGGTCCGCCAGAAGCTGCGTCAGCGCGGCGTCGATGCCGGGGTGGTCGCCCAGGTGATGGCGGAGCGCGACCCGGACGCGGAAGAGGAAGATGCCCGTACCCTGCTGGATCGGCGCTGGGACAGCTTTCAGCGCAGTGGCGACCCGGTGAAGCGCGCCCACGCCTTCCTGATGCGGCGCGGCTATCCCGGCTCGCTGATCTGGCGGCTACTGCGCGAGAAAGCGGCAGAGGTGCCGGACGAACTGGACGCCGAAGAAGATGAGCCGTGA
- a CDS encoding PsbP-related protein has product MKTLYGWTAAAALTLASTALGATFTDKANGFSVTPPAGWNRGTVQGVAVIYGSPTKVDGFTPNVNVAVETLPGSISLTEYGRAGDVQFVKAIPGAKKVSSVRSTLGGYPAISQVYTGTVQGHALYFTQTFAVVGKRAYVLTGTTTPARASMLAPQMAAFVKSFRVLR; this is encoded by the coding sequence ATGAAAACTCTGTATGGATGGACCGCCGCTGCGGCGCTGACCCTGGCTTCGACGGCACTGGGCGCGACATTTACCGACAAGGCGAACGGCTTCTCGGTGACGCCGCCCGCTGGCTGGAACCGGGGCACCGTGCAGGGTGTGGCAGTGATCTACGGGTCGCCCACCAAGGTGGACGGCTTCACGCCCAATGTGAATGTGGCAGTCGAGACCCTGCCCGGGAGCATCTCGCTGACCGAATACGGCAGGGCAGGCGACGTGCAGTTCGTGAAGGCGATTCCCGGCGCGAAGAAGGTCAGCAGCGTTCGCAGCACTCTGGGCGGCTATCCGGCCATCAGCCAGGTCTACACCGGCACCGTGCAGGGACACGCCCTGTACTTCACCCAGACCTTTGCGGTGGTGGGCAAGCGGGCCTACGTCCTGACGGGCACCACCACGCCCGCCCGCGCCTCGATGCTGGCCCCACAGATGGCCGCCTTCGTCAAGAGCTTCCGCGTTCTGAGATAA